The following nucleotide sequence is from Tolumonas lignilytica.
TGGTTTAGTCGGCGCTGGTGGTGCCTGGTGGTGGTTACAACCAGCAGAAGAACCTGTGCCGACCAGTATTAATGAAGCCGGGCAGTTAGTTGTGAAAGGCGCCTCTGAGGTTGCGAAAGCAATCAGTGCCGCTGATGCAACAAAGGCTATTGAAACCACTGTGCATGCATCTGCTGCTGTGACTACCAATACAGAGACGGCGGTATCATCGGCCTCAACGACTGAACCAGACACGGCTGAAAGTCCTGATGCTGAAGATCAAACGCCGACGGTTCTTTCAGATACGGCAGCACAAACATCAGAACCTGCACCGAATGATGTTGTCCCCGCGGCCGACACTAACGGAAACAGTGAAAATACTTCATCGAACGTAGAAACAAAAGCGACCCCAACAGCCGTCGATTCATCTGTTGCTTTGCAGTTGCAATTTACAGGTGGCTGTTGGTTACGTGTTGCCGATGCGAATGGCAAATCGTTGTTTGAAGGTACAAAAAAATCAGGTGATAAAATCAGCCTGACAGGCAAGGAACCATTCAGTCTGACTATTGGTGCACCAAGAGCTGTTTCTGTTTATTTCCATGGAAAACCAGTTGATATGACATCCTATATTCGTCAGGGTGTTGTGGCTCGTTATAAGTTACCGTTGAAGAATTAAGTCATGACGCAACATGTTTCACCTATTAAGCGCCGGATCAGCAAACGGATCATGGTAGGAAAAGTACCTGTCGGTGGTGATGCTCCGATTTCGGTACAATCAATGACCAATACGCTGACAACAGATGTCGCTGCAACAGTTGCTCAAATCCAGTCTTTACAGCGTGTCGGTGCTGATATTGTTCGAGTTTCAGTGCCTACCATGGATGCGGCTGAAGCATTTAAACTGATTCGCCAGCAAGTTTCCATTCCGTTGGTTGCAGACATTCATTTTGACTACCGGATAGCATTAAAAGTTGCTGAATATGGTGTGGATTGTTTACGGATCAATCCAGGTAATATTGGCAAAGAAGATCGTATTCGAGCGGTTGTTGATTGCGCCCGTGATTTAAATATTCCCATTCGTATTGGTGTGAATGGTGGTTCTTTAGAAAAAGAGCTGATGGATAAATATGGCGAACCAACGGCTGAAGCATTGGTTGAGTCTGCCATGCGGCATGTAGATATTCTGGATCGACTCAATTTTGATCAGTTCAAAGTCAGTGTGAAAGCCTCCGATGTGTTCCTTGCAGTAGATGCTTATCGTCTATTGGCGAAACAGATTGAACAGCCATTGCATCTGGGTATCACCGAGGCGGGTGGTTTCCGCTCTGGCGCTGTGAAATCAGCAATTGGTTTAGGCATGTTATTGTCAGAAGGTATTGGCGATACCCTGCGTGTGTCTTTGGCTGCAGATCCTGTCGAAGAGATAAAGGTTGGTTTTGATATTCTCAAATCTTTACGGATCCGTGCCAGAGGGATCAACTTTATTGCTTGTCCGACCTGTTCCCGTCAGGAATTTGATGTGATTGGTACAGTGAATGCCCTTGAGCAGCGCCTGGAAGACATTATTACCCCGATGGATGTTTCCATCATTGGGTGTGTCGTAAATGGTCCGGGGGAGGCTCTCGTCTCTGATTTGGGGCTGGCAGGAGCCAATCGCAAGAGTGCGCTTTACGAGAATGGCGAGCGAGTCGATCGGTTAGACAACACGGAGTTGTTAGATCAATTAGAAGCTCGGATAAGAGCCAAAGCTTCCCAACTGGATCAAGAAAAGCGCATTCCTATTAAACAACATCAGGAATAACTCCTGCACACATCCACATGCTGCCTGTAGAGGAGTTTTACCTCTATTTTGAAACTCCCTATAATGCGGGCAGCTTTTGCATCAGATATTTGAGAATTATTGTGGCTAAACAAATTCAGGCGATTCGTGGTATGAATGATTGCCTACCGGAACAGACACCGGTTTGGCAAATGGTTGAGGCAAAACTGCGTCAGGTCGTTTCTTCGTATGGTTATTCCGAAATACGGATGCCAGTAGTTGAAATGACTCATCTCTTTCAGCGTGCTATCGGTGAAGTGACCGATGTTGTTGAAAAAGAGATGTATACCTTTAATGATCGTAATGGTGATAGTTTAACTCTTCGACCAGAAGGGACAGCCGGTTGTGTGCGTGCGTGCATTGAACATGGGTTGGTTTATAACCAAGAACGTCGTTTATGGTATGTCGGCCCAATGTTTCGCCATGAACGTCCTCAAAAAGGCCGTTATCGTCAGTTCCATCAGTTTGGTGTTGAAGTCTTTGGTTTAACTGGGCCAGATATCGATGCTGAACTGATTATGCTCACAGCTCGTTTGTGGCGAGAGCTTGGCATTGCGCAATTCACAACATTACAGCTGAATACGTTGGGCTCGTCTGTTGAAAGAGCAGCATATCGTGATGCGTTAGTTGCGTTTCTGGAGCAACATAAAGATCGCCTGGATGAAGAGTCTCAGCGGCGGATGTATAGCAATCCTTTACGGGTTTTAGATACCAAAAATCCCCAGGTCCAAGAAATTCTGGCTAATGCCCCCACCTTATCTGATTATTTTGGTGAGGAAACCAAAGCACATTTTAGTAACCTGAAAAGCTTGCTGGATGCAGCGGGAATTGCTTATCAGGTGAATGAACGTTTGGTACGCGGTCTGGATTATTACAATTACACCGTTTTTGAATGGGTAACTGACAGTCTGGGCGCTCAGGGTACCATCTGTGGTGGTGGTCGTTACGATGGGTTGGTTGAGCAACTGGGTGGCCAGGCAACTCCGGCAATCGGATTTGCAATGGGTCTGGAACGTCTGACTCTGATGCTGGAGACGTTAGAAAAGGTAAATAACATTCCGCCAACAGTTGATGTCTATATTTGCATGGCTGGTGAAGGTACTCAGACGGCTGGCTTGTTATTGGCTGAGCAATTAAGAACAGCCCACCCGCAATTACGCGTGATGTCTCATTGCGGTGGTGGAAATTTCAAGAAACAAATGAAACGTGCAGATAAAGTAGCGGCCAAAGTAGCATTGATATTGGGTGAAACAGAAGTTGCCGAACAAAAGATCACCGTAAAATTTTTACGCGATCAAGTTGAACAACAAACTGTTGATATTGCAGCTTTATCTCTGATCCTGAACAAGCTGGGAGAGTAATAGTGGACGTTTATAATTCAGAAGAACAACAAGTAGAAGCCATTAAATCTTGGTGGAAGGAAAACGGTAAGTCCATTATTGCTGGTGTTGTCATCGGCTTTATCGGTCTGTTCGGATGGCGTTATTACAACGACTATACTCGTCATCAAAGCGAAATGTCTGCTGCAGAATATCAGCAGACCATGCAAAATTTATCCACTCAGCATGAAAAAGCATTTGATGCGGTAGAGCAATTTATCTCTTCGCATAAAAATACGTACGGTG
It contains:
- the hisS gene encoding histidine--tRNA ligase; protein product: MAKQIQAIRGMNDCLPEQTPVWQMVEAKLRQVVSSYGYSEIRMPVVEMTHLFQRAIGEVTDVVEKEMYTFNDRNGDSLTLRPEGTAGCVRACIEHGLVYNQERRLWYVGPMFRHERPQKGRYRQFHQFGVEVFGLTGPDIDAELIMLTARLWRELGIAQFTTLQLNTLGSSVERAAYRDALVAFLEQHKDRLDEESQRRMYSNPLRVLDTKNPQVQEILANAPTLSDYFGEETKAHFSNLKSLLDAAGIAYQVNERLVRGLDYYNYTVFEWVTDSLGAQGTICGGGRYDGLVEQLGGQATPAIGFAMGLERLTLMLETLEKVNNIPPTVDVYICMAGEGTQTAGLLLAEQLRTAHPQLRVMSHCGGGNFKKQMKRADKVAAKVALILGETEVAEQKITVKFLRDQVEQQTVDIAALSLILNKLGE
- the rodZ gene encoding cytoskeleton protein RodZ, translated to MTTEQSHDNALQTPGLILKTAREVRGLSQQDVAHRLNLRISLIRDIEQDRFDQKTASTFTRGYLKTYARFVGADEQAVLAAYDRLGLKDQKYSEMYSFSGRTQREANEHRVRIISWVLCIGLVGAGGAWWWLQPAEEPVPTSINEAGQLVVKGASEVAKAISAADATKAIETTVHASAAVTTNTETAVSSASTTEPDTAESPDAEDQTPTVLSDTAAQTSEPAPNDVVPAADTNGNSENTSSNVETKATPTAVDSSVALQLQFTGGCWLRVADANGKSLFEGTKKSGDKISLTGKEPFSLTIGAPRAVSVYFHGKPVDMTSYIRQGVVARYKLPLKN
- the ispG gene encoding flavodoxin-dependent (E)-4-hydroxy-3-methylbut-2-enyl-diphosphate synthase → MTQHVSPIKRRISKRIMVGKVPVGGDAPISVQSMTNTLTTDVAATVAQIQSLQRVGADIVRVSVPTMDAAEAFKLIRQQVSIPLVADIHFDYRIALKVAEYGVDCLRINPGNIGKEDRIRAVVDCARDLNIPIRIGVNGGSLEKELMDKYGEPTAEALVESAMRHVDILDRLNFDQFKVSVKASDVFLAVDAYRLLAKQIEQPLHLGITEAGGFRSGAVKSAIGLGMLLSEGIGDTLRVSLAADPVEEIKVGFDILKSLRIRARGINFIACPTCSRQEFDVIGTVNALEQRLEDIITPMDVSIIGCVVNGPGEALVSDLGLAGANRKSALYENGERVDRLDNTELLDQLEARIRAKASQLDQEKRIPIKQHQE